A genomic window from Desulfonatronum thiosulfatophilum includes:
- a CDS encoding DctP family TRAP transporter solute-binding subunit: MRLSTKFFALALAPVMALALVLGTAPQAAAQKSIKLHHLNNDDPFDNATGAMATVFKSLVEAGTNGQIRVQTFPNGQLGKDNEVLQQVRAGVIEMGIHSVGGFASIYPMMGIIDVPFAFPDIAATYEVFDGPFGQKFAADMEAKTGMKILGFGDSGGFFHFTNSRKAITTPDDMKGLKIRTMTLDTHQAMINALGAQPAPIAWAELYTALQTGVADGQMNPVPIIAFARFNEVQKYLSLTGHLFAPYVWAVNMKFWDTLSPEEQTIVQNAARSAIVAGRGISRIIEASDRGLPALSRNMEVNALTPEQKAAFQAQAMPAVKQVIADKHGDEGVAMMNAFLEAIEQAGN; this comes from the coding sequence ATGAGGCTCTCGACCAAGTTTTTTGCGCTGGCCCTTGCTCCTGTTATGGCTTTGGCCCTGGTACTGGGAACGGCTCCCCAGGCCGCGGCTCAGAAGAGCATCAAGCTGCATCACCTGAACAATGACGATCCGTTCGACAATGCCACCGGGGCCATGGCCACGGTGTTCAAAAGTCTGGTCGAAGCCGGAACCAATGGCCAGATCAGAGTGCAGACCTTTCCCAACGGTCAGCTCGGCAAGGACAATGAAGTGCTCCAGCAGGTCCGGGCCGGCGTGATCGAGATGGGCATCCATTCCGTGGGCGGCTTTGCCAGCATCTATCCCATGATGGGCATCATCGACGTGCCCTTCGCCTTCCCGGATATCGCCGCCACCTATGAAGTTTTCGACGGCCCCTTTGGGCAGAAGTTCGCCGCGGACATGGAGGCCAAGACCGGCATGAAAATTCTGGGCTTCGGAGACTCAGGAGGCTTTTTTCACTTCACGAACTCCCGGAAGGCCATCACCACGCCGGATGACATGAAAGGCCTGAAGATCCGGACCATGACCCTGGACACCCACCAGGCCATGATCAATGCTCTGGGCGCCCAGCCTGCTCCCATCGCCTGGGCCGAACTGTACACCGCCCTGCAGACCGGCGTTGCCGACGGCCAGATGAACCCTGTTCCAATCATCGCTTTTGCCAGGTTCAACGAAGTCCAGAAGTACCTCAGCCTGACAGGACACCTCTTCGCTCCTTATGTCTGGGCCGTGAACATGAAGTTCTGGGATACCCTGAGCCCTGAAGAGCAGACCATTGTCCAGAATGCCGCCCGCTCCGCCATCGTGGCCGGTCGCGGCATTTCCCGGATCATCGAAGCCTCGGATCGCGGCCTTCCGGCTCTGTCCAGAAACATGGAAGTCAATGCGCTGACTCCTGAACAAAAAGCCGCCTTCCAGGCCCAGGCCATGCCCGCGGTCAAACAGGTCATCGCCGACAAGCACGGCGACGAAGGCGTCGCCATGATGAACGCGTTCCTGGAGGCCATCGAGCAGGCCGGCAACTAA
- a CDS encoding TRAP transporter small permease has product MFHQTAVAIDRFGALLNWLTERVCALLVAVMVVIIWWGVITRYFIGTGGIWTEELSRYVMIWAALLAIPVGAYRREHIGLDILFRFFPQKLQKWFRALLDLVGFSFFLFLTIYGIGMTQAGASQFATIFGMTMFFPFASVPVSAGLACLQILVAMVRDLAELPPPLFSMSAPNIAAQEKP; this is encoded by the coding sequence ATGTTCCACCAAACCGCTGTCGCCATTGATCGTTTCGGGGCCTTGCTGAATTGGCTCACGGAGCGGGTCTGCGCGTTGCTGGTGGCTGTCATGGTCGTCATCATCTGGTGGGGGGTGATTACCCGTTATTTTATCGGCACCGGAGGGATCTGGACCGAGGAGCTTTCACGCTACGTGATGATATGGGCCGCCTTGCTGGCGATTCCCGTGGGCGCATATCGACGAGAGCATATTGGCCTGGACATTCTGTTCCGGTTTTTTCCGCAAAAGCTGCAGAAATGGTTTCGCGCCCTGCTGGACCTGGTGGGCTTTTCTTTTTTTCTTTTTTTGACCATCTACGGCATTGGCATGACCCAGGCCGGGGCCTCGCAGTTCGCCACGATTTTCGGGATGACCATGTTCTTTCCTTTCGCTTCCGTGCCCGTGAGCGCCGGATTGGCCTGTCTGCAAATACTGGTGGCCATGGTCCGCGACCTCGCGGAACTGCCGCCCCCACTTTTTTCCATGTCCGCTCCGAACATCGCCGCTCAGGAGAAACCGTGA
- a CDS encoding heavy metal translocating P-type ATPase: MIPEPEVRLDAQQSRRSEYAVQGMTCAACVRRVENAVSELPGVRTVSVNLATETMSVEWDSEALQPEKIVSAVEEAGYGLRSKTDDGLIELGIRDMTCAACVHRVESAVSSLEGVEEATVNLASETAQVRFRPEKVNLQAIMEAIREAGYEAFLRESGPESLADVQRKEMMERLAALRLKLLLATFFSVPLFIVSMGEMVGLPMPGFLSPHHAPLSFALTQFLLTLPVVWAGREFYLRGFPNLWKRVPNMDSLIAVGTGAAVVYSTWNLLEIALGHEAMSRAMDLYFESGAVIITLVLLGKYLETRSKARTSDAIRQLMALTPNTATRVRDGRRESIPLEQIRPGDVLLVKPGERIPADGRLTEGQSSVDESMLTGESFPVAKKEGDPLIGGTLNGHGSISMTAERVGKDTVLARIIRLVQEAQGSKAPIARMVDQLSLYFVPTVIVIAVVSGLSWYFIGNEPFTFALRIFIAVLVIACPCAMGLATPTAIMVGTGRGAQLGVLIKGGEALETARGIQAVILDKTGTLTEGRPAVTDIVLLPDQSISEDELLRLAAGAEADSEHPLAAAVVRSAEERGLEAPQAGDFLYVPGQGIQALVDGRTLLLGNDKLFEANAIAGRDAAVLGDVRDRLAGEGKTPLLVAVDGVAAGILAVADRIKPEAGQVVANLKAMGLRVVMLTGDNARTAGAIALQAGIDEVRAEVLPENKAEMVDRLQAQGLKVAMVGDGVNDAPALAKADLGIAMGTGIDVAMESGDMVLMSGNLNGLITALTLSRAVVRNIKQNLFWAFAYNVLGIPVAAGLLYAFGGPTLSPMIAGGAMAMSSVSVVSNALRLRFFQPS, encoded by the coding sequence ATGATTCCCGAACCTGAGGTGCGTCTTGACGCACAGCAAAGCCGAAGATCGGAATATGCCGTCCAGGGCATGACCTGTGCCGCCTGCGTGCGCCGGGTGGAAAACGCCGTTTCCGAGTTGCCCGGCGTGCGCACTGTTTCCGTGAACCTGGCCACGGAGACCATGTCCGTGGAATGGGATTCGGAAGCGCTTCAGCCGGAAAAAATTGTCTCCGCGGTGGAAGAGGCCGGATACGGCCTTCGCTCCAAAACCGATGACGGTCTTATTGAATTAGGCATCCGGGACATGACCTGCGCTGCCTGCGTGCACCGGGTGGAAAGCGCGGTCAGCTCCCTGGAGGGCGTGGAAGAGGCCACCGTCAATCTTGCATCTGAAACGGCTCAGGTACGCTTCCGTCCGGAAAAGGTCAATCTTCAGGCCATCATGGAGGCAATCCGGGAAGCCGGATATGAAGCGTTTCTCCGGGAATCCGGACCGGAGTCACTTGCGGATGTCCAGCGCAAGGAAATGATGGAACGCCTTGCCGCTCTGCGCCTGAAGCTCCTGCTGGCCACCTTCTTTTCCGTTCCTCTGTTCATCGTCTCCATGGGGGAGATGGTGGGGCTGCCCATGCCGGGCTTTCTCAGTCCGCACCACGCTCCACTCTCATTTGCCTTGACCCAGTTCCTGCTGACCCTGCCCGTGGTCTGGGCCGGCAGGGAGTTCTACCTGCGCGGGTTTCCCAATTTATGGAAACGGGTTCCGAACATGGATTCCCTGATTGCCGTGGGTACCGGCGCCGCTGTGGTTTACAGCACTTGGAACCTCCTGGAAATCGCTCTTGGCCACGAGGCCATGTCCCGGGCCATGGATCTCTATTTTGAGTCCGGGGCCGTGATCATCACCCTGGTTCTGCTCGGCAAATATCTGGAAACCCGCTCCAAGGCCCGCACTTCGGACGCCATCCGTCAGTTGATGGCCTTGACCCCCAACACGGCCACCCGAGTCCGGGATGGACGCAGGGAGAGCATCCCCTTGGAACAGATCCGCCCTGGTGACGTGCTTCTGGTCAAGCCCGGCGAACGCATTCCCGCGGACGGCCGGCTGACGGAAGGGCAGTCAAGCGTGGACGAATCCATGCTTACCGGCGAGAGCTTTCCCGTGGCTAAAAAAGAGGGAGATCCGCTGATCGGCGGCACCCTCAACGGTCACGGCTCCATCTCCATGACCGCGGAACGTGTCGGCAAGGACACGGTCCTGGCGCGAATCATCCGGCTGGTCCAGGAGGCCCAGGGCTCCAAGGCGCCCATTGCCAGGATGGTGGATCAACTGAGTCTGTACTTCGTGCCCACGGTGATCGTCATCGCAGTGGTATCGGGATTGTCCTGGTATTTCATCGGTAATGAACCCTTCACTTTTGCCCTACGCATCTTCATTGCGGTCCTTGTCATCGCCTGCCCCTGCGCCATGGGATTGGCCACGCCCACGGCGATCATGGTCGGCACCGGCCGCGGCGCGCAACTCGGGGTCCTGATCAAAGGCGGTGAGGCCCTGGAGACGGCCAGGGGCATCCAGGCCGTGATTCTGGACAAGACAGGCACGCTGACGGAAGGCCGACCGGCGGTGACGGACATCGTCCTGTTGCCTGATCAATCCATTTCGGAAGATGAACTGCTGCGTTTGGCGGCCGGAGCGGAAGCCGACTCCGAGCATCCGTTGGCAGCGGCCGTGGTCCGTTCGGCGGAGGAACGCGGCCTCGAGGCGCCGCAAGCTGGAGACTTCCTCTATGTTCCGGGGCAGGGGATCCAGGCTTTGGTGGACGGGCGGACGCTGCTTCTGGGGAACGACAAGCTGTTTGAAGCCAATGCCATAGCCGGTCGGGATGCCGCTGTCCTTGGGGATGTCCGGGACAGACTGGCCGGAGAGGGCAAGACGCCGCTGCTGGTGGCCGTGGACGGGGTGGCCGCGGGAATTTTGGCTGTTGCAGACCGCATCAAGCCCGAAGCCGGGCAGGTGGTCGCCAATCTTAAAGCCATGGGCCTGCGCGTGGTGATGCTCACCGGAGACAATGCTCGCACGGCCGGAGCCATCGCTCTTCAGGCGGGCATTGACGAGGTTCGGGCGGAAGTATTGCCGGAAAACAAGGCGGAGATGGTCGACCGACTTCAGGCGCAAGGTCTCAAGGTGGCCATGGTCGGCGACGGGGTCAACGATGCCCCGGCCCTGGCCAAGGCAGACCTGGGCATTGCCATGGGCACGGGCATCGATGTGGCCATGGAATCCGGGGATATGGTATTAATGAGCGGCAATCTCAACGGCCTGATCACGGCCTTGACCTTGAGCCGAGCCGTGGTGCGCAACATCAAGCAGAACCTGTTCTGGGCCTTTGCCTACAACGTGCTGGGCATTCCCGTGGCTGCCGGGCTGCTCTACGCTTTCGGCGGGCCAACGCTCAGCCCGATGATTGCCGGCGGAGCCATGGCCATGAGTTCCGTCTCCGTAGTCAGCAATGCGCTGCGGCTGCGTTTTTTTCAGCCTTCATAA
- a CDS encoding IscA/HesB family protein, producing MFELTLSAKQQLDSYFQDKDTSPIRVYMAPGUGGPKLALALDEQKESDSVHEVDGYKFVIEQELLKNSGGIKVDMTPYGFAVSSAVNLGGGGGGGCSGSCSSC from the coding sequence ATGTTCGAACTGACATTGTCTGCGAAGCAGCAGTTGGATAGTTATTTCCAGGACAAGGACACATCGCCGATTCGTGTCTATATGGCACCCGGCTGAGGCGGTCCAAAGCTTGCTCTTGCTCTGGATGAGCAGAAGGAATCCGACAGCGTGCATGAGGTTGATGGGTACAAGTTTGTCATTGAACAGGAACTCCTCAAGAATTCCGGTGGAATCAAGGTGGACATGACACCCTATGGATTTGCCGTCAGTTCAGCCGTCAATCTTGGCGGTGGCGGTGGCGGTGGTTGCAGCGGATCCTGTTCTTCATGTTAA
- the ald gene encoding alanine dehydrogenase: MLVGVPKEIKAQERRVGLFPSGVKALVEHGHQVVVEAGAGEGCGASDDVYRSQGARIGTADEAWSQELVVKVKEPLAQEYRHLREDLCLFTYLHLAADKPLTDALVGSGCVAIAYETVQLPDNSLPLLAPMSEIAGRMSVTKATEMLCHNNGGSGVFLGGVTGTLPARVIVIGAGISGAGAAQMAVGLGADVLVLDVDMAKLYRLYHHLNQQIKTLFSNAMNIEDQVVKADVIISCVLIPGASAPKLITRQLLEAMKPGAVIMDIAIDQGGTTDLSRPTTHDSPCLQVGNGVNLYCVSNMPGAYPRTASESLTNATLRYVLQLADKGWNKACREDPALGRGLNVVGGKVVYKAVAEACGYVWKELKN; encoded by the coding sequence ATGCTGGTTGGAGTGCCCAAGGAGATCAAGGCCCAGGAACGCAGGGTGGGTTTGTTTCCGTCCGGCGTGAAGGCGCTGGTGGAGCATGGACATCAGGTGGTGGTGGAAGCAGGGGCCGGCGAGGGTTGCGGCGCCTCGGACGATGTCTATCGTTCCCAGGGCGCCCGGATCGGAACAGCCGATGAGGCCTGGAGTCAGGAACTCGTGGTCAAGGTCAAGGAGCCTTTAGCCCAGGAATACAGGCATCTGCGGGAAGACCTATGCCTGTTCACCTATCTGCATCTGGCCGCGGACAAGCCCCTGACCGACGCCTTGGTCGGCTCCGGGTGCGTGGCCATTGCTTATGAAACCGTGCAATTGCCTGACAACAGCCTGCCGCTGCTGGCGCCCATGTCCGAAATCGCGGGACGGATGTCCGTGACCAAGGCCACGGAAATGCTCTGCCACAACAACGGGGGCAGCGGCGTGTTCCTGGGCGGGGTGACCGGAACTCTGCCGGCCCGGGTAATCGTCATCGGCGCGGGCATTTCCGGAGCCGGAGCGGCTCAGATGGCCGTGGGCCTAGGGGCGGACGTACTGGTACTGGATGTGGACATGGCCAAACTTTACCGCCTGTATCATCACCTCAACCAACAAATTAAAACTTTGTTTTCCAACGCCATGAACATCGAGGACCAGGTGGTCAAGGCGGATGTAATAATCAGTTGCGTGCTCATCCCCGGCGCATCGGCGCCAAAACTGATCACCAGGCAACTGTTGGAAGCCATGAAGCCCGGAGCGGTGATCATGGACATTGCCATTGACCAGGGCGGCACCACGGACCTGTCCCGGCCGACCACCCATGACAGCCCTTGCCTTCAAGTGGGCAACGGAGTCAATCTCTATTGCGTCTCGAACATGCCCGGCGCCTATCCACGCACGGCATCCGAATCCCTGACCAACGCCACGCTTCGTTACGTGCTGCAGCTAGCGGACAAGGGCTGGAACAAGGCTTGCCGGGAAGATCCGGCTCTGGGCCGCGGCCTGAACGTGGTTGGTGGAAAGGTCGTCTATAAGGCAGTAGCTGAGGCATGCGGCTACGTATGGAAAGAATTGAAGAATTGA
- the pyrR gene encoding bifunctional pyr operon transcriptional regulator/uracil phosphoribosyltransferase PyrR → MTRSTTHPRGKVLLQAEEVRRTMERLAYEVIERHGEGAPLALIGIQRRGVELAKRLKSVLESRFGSEIPLGSLDINLYRDDWTNMDSQPQIHRTQIPFNVDDREIILVDDVLFTGRTIRAALEAILDYGRPKRVELLVLVDRGHRELPIHADYVGKKVNTSQHEKVDVFVREQDGEDVVVLNEQT, encoded by the coding sequence ATGACCAGATCAACCACCCACCCCCGCGGAAAGGTTTTGCTGCAGGCCGAAGAGGTCCGAAGGACCATGGAACGTCTGGCCTATGAAGTTATCGAACGCCACGGTGAAGGCGCCCCTCTGGCCCTGATCGGCATTCAGCGCCGCGGGGTGGAGTTGGCCAAGCGCCTCAAAAGCGTGCTGGAAAGTCGATTCGGGTCCGAGATCCCTCTGGGTAGTCTGGACATCAATCTCTACCGGGACGACTGGACCAACATGGACAGCCAGCCCCAGATTCACAGGACGCAGATTCCCTTCAATGTGGACGATCGTGAAATCATCCTGGTGGACGACGTGCTGTTCACTGGACGGACCATTCGCGCGGCTTTGGAGGCAATACTGGATTACGGGCGACCGAAGCGGGTGGAACTCCTGGTTCTCGTGGATCGCGGCCACCGTGAACTGCCCATTCATGCGGATTATGTCGGCAAAAAAGTGAATACTTCCCAGCATGAGAAAGTGGATGTTTTCGTGCGGGAACAGGACGGCGAGGACGTTGTGGTCTTGAACGAGCAGACGTAG
- a CDS encoding toxin-antitoxin system TumE family protein — MKAVPLFHHRIVLAPDAFAEVVIWRVSASVPPSSHEFKYRLAYVVGGKCVVRYDNERGKGDHRHFGEVQESYVFSGPDQLMIDFQADIARWNHEHGRS; from the coding sequence ATGAAGGCTGTCCCGCTTTTCCATCATCGTATCGTGCTTGCTCCGGATGCCTTCGCGGAAGTCGTGATATGGCGCGTTTCGGCGTCTGTTCCGCCATCGAGTCATGAGTTCAAGTACCGCCTGGCGTATGTTGTGGGTGGGAAATGCGTGGTGCGGTACGACAATGAGCGGGGCAAAGGGGATCATCGACATTTCGGAGAAGTGCAAGAATCGTATGTCTTTTCAGGTCCTGATCAGTTGATGATTGATTTTCAGGCCGATATTGCGAGGTGGAATCATGAGCACGGTCGTTCTTGA
- a CDS encoding alkaline phosphatase family protein produces MSHPPQRSRLLVLGLDGLPFSTAVRLCRAGYLPNLARIALTSEAHPLQAELPELSPVNWTSFFTAAGPEEHGIYGFTSLDPHSYALRFADFTQVRARTIFDRLGDRGLTSRVINLPNTYPVKPIKGMLVAGFVAPELTRATFPPFLAHQLRAAGYVLEADTSRGGRDPSYLLTMLDTALRGRRAALDLLWPDLAWDLFVFVLTETDRLGHFLFPALEDPGHPQRDACLAFMHRWDELIGDVLERFEQLPEPKRLLVLADHGFTTLNVEVDLNAWLRQQGHLVQDTPPDHELDCSNISPRSRAFALDPSRIYLHTPRFSRGHVSLAEAPKLREAVRAGLLDLQWQGEPVMAEVLRAEELYPGLKEKHFPAVLATRDSAVPDLVCVPRKGFSLRAKFDQTSIFGRADRQGCHTRDDAFFYDSEGKRPQRVRDVGRTVLEHFNALDPVILTAQQS; encoded by the coding sequence ATGTCTCACCCCCCGCAACGTTCCAGGCTGCTCGTGCTCGGGCTGGATGGCCTGCCTTTCAGCACGGCTGTCCGGTTATGTCGGGCGGGATACCTGCCCAATCTGGCGCGGATTGCCCTGACATCCGAGGCTCACCCCCTCCAGGCGGAGCTTCCGGAGTTGTCCCCGGTGAATTGGACCTCGTTTTTCACCGCTGCCGGACCGGAGGAGCATGGGATCTACGGTTTCACCAGCCTCGACCCACACAGTTATGCCCTCCGCTTTGCCGACTTCACCCAGGTCCGCGCCCGGACGATCTTTGACCGGCTGGGCGACCGCGGCCTGACCAGCCGGGTGATCAACCTGCCCAACACCTATCCGGTCAAGCCCATCAAGGGCATGCTGGTGGCCGGGTTCGTGGCTCCGGAGCTGACCCGGGCGACGTTTCCTCCATTTCTGGCCCACCAGCTCCGTGCGGCGGGCTACGTGCTGGAAGCCGACACAAGCCGTGGGGGCAGGGATCCGTCTTATCTGCTGACAATGCTGGACACCGCCCTGCGCGGACGCAGGGCAGCCCTGGATCTGCTCTGGCCGGATCTGGCCTGGGATCTTTTTGTATTCGTGCTGACGGAAACGGACCGCCTGGGTCATTTCCTCTTTCCGGCCCTGGAAGATCCCGGCCATCCCCAGCGGGATGCATGCTTGGCCTTCATGCACCGGTGGGACGAGCTGATCGGCGACGTGCTGGAGCGGTTTGAACAGCTTCCGGAGCCGAAACGCCTCCTTGTACTGGCCGACCACGGTTTCACAACTCTGAATGTCGAAGTGGACCTCAACGCCTGGCTTCGCCAACAGGGTCACCTCGTCCAGGACACGCCGCCGGATCATGAACTGGACTGCTCAAACATCAGCCCCAGGAGCAGGGCCTTTGCCCTGGACCCGAGCCGGATATATCTGCATACTCCCCGCTTCAGCCGGGGCCATGTTTCCCTTGCTGAAGCGCCGAAACTGCGCGAAGCCGTCCGCGCCGGCCTCCTTGATCTGCAATGGCAAGGGGAACCGGTCATGGCCGAGGTGCTCCGGGCGGAAGAACTTTATCCCGGCCTGAAGGAGAAGCATTTCCCCGCCGTCTTGGCGACCCGCGACTCCGCTGTCCCGGATCTGGTCTGCGTGCCCCGCAAAGGCTTTTCGTTGCGGGCCAAGTTTGACCAGACCTCAATATTCGGCCGGGCCGATCGCCAGGGCTGCCATACCCGGGATGATGCCTTTTTCTATGATTCCGAGGGAAAGCGGCCTCAGCGGGTCCGGGATGTGGGCCGAACCGTGCTGGAACATTTCAACGCCTTGGATCCTGTCATTCTAACTGCTCAACAATCTTAA
- a CDS encoding RNA recognition motif domain-containing protein yields MENKLYVGNLSYSVTEDSLHSLFAEAGSVQSVALIKDRDTGRSKGFAFVEMNSQEDAQKAIEQFHGKDFDGRPLTVNIARPREDRPRGGGDRYDGGGRGGRSGGGRSGGGGGGGGRQRGW; encoded by the coding sequence ATGGAAAACAAACTGTACGTTGGCAACCTTTCCTATTCAGTCACCGAAGACTCCCTGCATTCGCTTTTCGCGGAAGCAGGTTCGGTGCAGTCCGTCGCCTTGATCAAGGACCGCGACACAGGCCGCTCCAAAGGTTTTGCGTTTGTCGAGATGAACTCGCAAGAAGATGCGCAAAAGGCCATTGAGCAATTTCACGGCAAAGATTTCGATGGGCGTCCTCTGACGGTGAACATCGCCCGACCTCGCGAAGATCGTCCTCGCGGTGGAGGAGATCGGTATGACGGTGGAGGCAGGGGAGGCCGCTCCGGTGGCGGACGTTCAGGTGGCGGCGGTGGCGGCGGTGGGAGACAGCGCGGCTGGTAG
- a CDS encoding TRAP transporter large permease — translation MILVATVFFGLLLLGLPIGFTLGIAGTVGLLQIGGEQFLTMAPKRFFEGLDLFTFMAMPFFILAGEIMNRSGITERLAHFADALVGYLRGGLAHSNMVASVLFAGMTGAAVSDTAAFGNTLVPAMVKKGYTRPFACAVTAAGSIIGPTIPPSNLMVIYGSLMGVSIAGLFAAGILPGLLICLLCMALIAAMGKRWNLPKGEGGPSLWKILKAFKDSILALLMPAIILGGILGGIVTPTEAAAIAVFYALFIAIVIYRSLSLQDILEMLIRTARITGVVFLIIASASILSWWMTFMQIPQSIAAFFLTISQEPHVIIAMILGLLLIIGMFMDINAALIILAPVLVPLTQAIGMHPVHAGIMIVLALNISLMTPPVGACLFVLSSVTGERIERIAVALWPFLLLQVGILFCVAYFEKLTMFIPRLLLGIG, via the coding sequence ATGATCCTCGTTGCCACGGTTTTCTTCGGCCTGCTTCTGCTTGGACTGCCCATCGGATTCACCCTGGGCATCGCCGGAACCGTCGGTCTGCTTCAGATCGGTGGCGAGCAGTTTCTGACCATGGCGCCGAAGCGATTCTTCGAGGGGCTGGATCTGTTCACCTTCATGGCCATGCCTTTTTTCATCCTGGCCGGAGAGATCATGAACCGTTCGGGGATCACAGAACGTCTGGCCCATTTTGCCGACGCTCTTGTGGGCTATCTGCGCGGCGGCCTTGCTCATTCGAATATGGTCGCTTCCGTGCTTTTCGCGGGGATGACCGGCGCCGCGGTCTCCGACACCGCGGCCTTCGGCAACACTTTGGTTCCGGCCATGGTCAAAAAAGGCTACACACGGCCCTTTGCCTGCGCCGTGACCGCGGCCGGATCGATCATCGGGCCCACCATTCCCCCGTCCAATCTGATGGTCATCTACGGCTCCCTGATGGGCGTTTCCATTGCCGGCCTGTTCGCCGCGGGCATTCTACCGGGACTGCTGATTTGCCTGCTGTGCATGGCCTTGATCGCGGCCATGGGCAAGCGCTGGAATCTGCCCAAAGGCGAAGGCGGACCAAGCCTGTGGAAAATCCTGAAAGCCTTCAAGGACAGCATCCTGGCTTTGCTGATGCCCGCGATCATTCTCGGCGGCATTCTTGGCGGCATCGTCACCCCCACCGAGGCCGCGGCCATTGCCGTGTTCTACGCCCTGTTCATCGCCATCGTTATTTATCGCTCCCTCTCTCTGCAGGACATTCTGGAAATGCTCATCCGCACGGCGCGGATCACCGGCGTGGTTTTTTTGATCATCGCCTCGGCATCCATCTTGAGCTGGTGGATGACGTTCATGCAGATCCCCCAGTCCATAGCGGCATTTTTTCTGACCATCTCTCAGGAACCGCACGTAATTATCGCCATGATCCTGGGATTGCTTTTGATCATCGGGATGTTCATGGACATCAACGCAGCTTTGATCATTTTGGCCCCGGTCCTGGTTCCTCTGACCCAGGCCATCGGCATGCATCCGGTGCATGCCGGAATCATGATTGTCCTGGCCCTGAACATATCCCTGATGACTCCCCCCGTGGGAGCCTGCCTGTTCGTATTGTCGTCGGTCACCGGCGAGCGCATCGAGCGCATCGCCGTGGCCTTGTGGCCGTTCCTGTTGCTGCAGGTGGGGATTTTGTTCTGCGTGGCGTATTTCGAAAAGCTGACCATGTTCATTCCGCGCTTGCTGCTGGGGATAGGGTAG
- a CDS encoding phenylacetate--CoA ligase family protein yields the protein MDDATRRNGMYHDLEQEPEEQRRERKWQAAVELIRQAWNSAPAFKTRLENAGMTPEDVRSAQDWQRIPVLRKKQLIDLQRSGLRLGGLLTTDLGDLQRLYFSPGPIADPEGRDQDFWGWTEAFYAAGFRKSDLVQMTFGYHLTPAGLMLEEPLRELGCAVIPAGPGNTMQQVEIMTSWPVTGFVGMASFLKIIRDKAVSQGKNPRTDFHLRTAFVAAERLTEAVREDLETSFGMLVRQGYGTADLGCIAYECPDMGGMHLSSRCLVEICDPKTGEPLPAGETGEVVVTPFNPVYPLIRFATGDLSRLITQPCACGRTAPKLAGILGRADDTAKVKGQFIYPHQVAQVMCRFPQVVRWQVVISNPKGKDHLELRLEIADNIDSASVQAAFQEGLKLRPEVSIRTESEGLSENAPALVDERNYEDA from the coding sequence ATGGACGACGCAACGCGACGAAACGGCATGTATCACGATTTGGAACAGGAACCCGAGGAGCAGCGCCGGGAGCGCAAGTGGCAGGCAGCGGTGGAACTGATCCGTCAGGCCTGGAACTCGGCCCCGGCGTTCAAGACTCGGCTGGAAAACGCGGGTATGACCCCGGAGGATGTGCGATCCGCCCAGGATTGGCAGCGCATCCCGGTGCTGCGCAAGAAGCAGCTGATCGACCTGCAGCGCTCTGGGCTCCGCCTGGGCGGCCTGTTGACCACGGACCTGGGCGACTTGCAGCGGCTCTACTTCTCTCCTGGTCCCATTGCCGACCCGGAAGGTCGCGACCAGGACTTCTGGGGCTGGACCGAGGCCTTTTATGCCGCGGGATTTCGAAAGTCGGACCTGGTGCAGATGACCTTCGGCTATCACCTTACGCCGGCCGGCCTGATGCTGGAGGAACCCCTGCGCGAGTTGGGATGTGCCGTGATTCCCGCTGGCCCCGGCAATACCATGCAGCAGGTGGAGATCATGACCTCCTGGCCGGTGACCGGTTTCGTGGGCATGGCCAGTTTTCTGAAGATCATTCGGGACAAGGCGGTGAGCCAGGGCAAAAATCCCCGGACGGACTTTCATTTGCGCACCGCCTTCGTGGCCGCGGAACGGCTTACCGAGGCCGTGCGCGAGGACCTGGAAACAAGTTTCGGCATGCTTGTTCGTCAGGGCTACGGCACCGCGGATCTGGGCTGCATCGCCTACGAATGCCCGGACATGGGAGGGATGCACCTTTCCTCCCGCTGCCTGGTGGAAATCTGCGATCCGAAAACCGGCGAACCGCTTCCGGCCGGTGAAACCGGGGAAGTGGTGGTCACTCCGTTCAACCCGGTTTATCCGCTGATCCGCTTTGCCACCGGCGATCTCTCCCGGCTGATTACCCAACCCTGCGCCTGCGGACGCACAGCTCCCAAACTGGCTGGAATCCTTGGCCGGGCCGACGACACGGCCAAGGTAAAGGGCCAATTCATCTATCCTCACCAGGTGGCCCAGGTGATGTGCCGTTTTCCCCAGGTCGTTCGCTGGCAGGTGGTGATTTCAAATCCAAAGGGCAAGGATCATCTGGAGCTGCGCCTGGAAATCGCCGACAACATCGACTCCGCGTCCGTGCAAGCAGCTTTTCAGGAAGGATTGAAGCTCAGGCCGGAGGTATCCATACGAACTGAATCGGAAGGACTTTCCGAGAATGCGCCGGCCCTGGTGGATGAACGGAATTACGAAGACGCATAG